In the genome of Clostridium cylindrosporum DSM 605, one region contains:
- the rplC gene encoding 50S ribosomal protein L3, which produces MKKAILGKKIGMTQIFDEIGRVIPVTVIEAGPCVVIQKKTEETDGYNAIKVGYGDVREKLLNQPVKGQFAKANVSIKRYLKEFRLEDTTTYEVGSEIKVDVFEAGDKVDVTGTSKGKGFAGTIKKWNFSRGPMTHGSKYHRGVGSMGAASFPSRTFKGKKMPGHMGAVKTTTQNLEIVRVDAERNLILIRGAVPGPKKGLVMIKNTVKA; this is translated from the coding sequence TTGAAGAAGGCTATATTAGGAAAAAAGATAGGGATGACTCAAATATTCGATGAAATCGGAAGAGTAATTCCAGTAACAGTTATAGAAGCAGGACCATGTGTAGTTATTCAAAAGAAAACTGAAGAAACTGATGGTTACAATGCTATAAAGGTTGGATACGGAGACGTGAGAGAAAAGCTTCTTAACCAACCAGTAAAGGGGCAATTTGCTAAGGCAAATGTTTCAATAAAGAGATATCTGAAGGAATTCAGACTTGAAGATACAACTACTTACGAAGTAGGAAGCGAAATAAAGGTTGATGTTTTTGAAGCAGGAGATAAGGTTGACGTTACAGGAACATCAAAGGGTAAAGGTTTCGCAGGAACTATTAAGAAGTGGAACTTCAGCAGAGGGCCAATGACTCACGGTTCTAAGTACCACAGAGGAGTAGGTTCAATGGGTGCTGCATCATTCCCATCAAGAACATTTAAGGGTAAGAAGATGCCAGGACACATGGGAGCTGTAAAGACTACAACTCAAAATCTTGAAATAGTTAGAGTTGATGCTGAAAGAAACCTAATCCTTATTAGAGGAGCGGTTCCAGGACCTAAGAAGGGTCTAGTAATGATCAAGAATACAGTTAAGGCTTAA
- the rpsJ gene encoding 30S ribosomal protein S10, with protein sequence MAKQKIRIKLKAFDHNLLDASAQRIVETAKKTGAKVSGPVPLPTEKDVVTILRAVHKYKDSREQFEIRTHKRLVDILNPTQKTVDSLMRLDLPAGVEIEIKL encoded by the coding sequence ATGGCAAAGCAAAAAATAAGAATCAAGCTAAAGGCATTTGATCACAATTTATTAGATGCATCAGCACAAAGAATAGTTGAAACAGCAAAGAAAACTGGAGCTAAGGTATCAGGTCCAGTACCACTACCAACTGAAAAGGATGTAGTTACAATACTAAGAGCTGTTCACAAGTACAAGGATTCTAGAGAGCAATTCGAAATCAGAACTCATAAGAGACTTGTTGATATTCTTAACCCAACTCAAAAGACTGTAGATTCTCTAATGAGACTAGATCTACCAGCTGGAGTTGAAATCGAAATAAAGCTTTAA